The Candidatus Dormiibacterota bacterium genome includes the window GCAGACCCGGCGAGAACGGCGCCGCGACCATCGGCGAGCGAAGCGTCCACGGCTGCGTCGAACGATCGACGTAGCCGTCGATGCCGACGTTCGCGCGTACCGCGATCTTGGGAGCGAGCCGGTAGACGCGGTCGCCTTGAGGCAGCGTCAGCGGCACGGCGTCGTTGCGAATAACCACACGGTCGCCCGGCATCGTGCCGAGCACCACGCCGTGCATCGGAAATAAGGCCAGGGCGAACGCGAGTGCGGCGATCATTCGTTCAAGAGTCGCATATCGTGCGCGAGCGACGCAACACTATCGCTCGCATCCTGCAAGACGCGTTGGTTGCCATGGGCGTCGATGAGGAAGATCACCGAGGCGTGCGCTTCATCGTAGCCGTAGTCGCCTCCGGCACGCTTGCCCGGAATCTTCTGCGCCCAGACATGGTAGGCGCGCTCGACACTCGCGATGGCCGGCTGCGAACCGGTAAGGCCGACGATATCGCCGCCGAACCGCTTTAGGTACGCTGCCAGCACCGGTGGCGTGTCGCGTTCGGGGTCGACCGTGACGAACGCAATCTCCCAGCGGGTTCCCGCCGGGTCGGCGAGCGTTCGCGCTTTCACGAGCTTGGCAAGGGCGAGCGGGCACGTGTCGGCGCAGTGCGTGTAGCCGAAAAAAAGCGCAACGTTTTTGCCCGTTTGGCCGGCGAGCTGCCAAGCGCTTCCGGAGCTATCGGTTAGTGAGATCGGGGGAGCCGCGCGCACCGGGACGAGCGCCGTGCCACGAAAGTGCGGGGCGGCACAGGCGGTAAGCAGCAATAGCGTCGCCGCTGCGAGGATTTGGCTCGGGCGCATCGCTTCAACGGTA containing:
- a CDS encoding SCO family protein yields the protein MTTWARRTVEAMRPSQILAAATLLLLTACAAPHFRGTALVPVRAAPPISLTDSSGSAWQLAGQTGKNVALFFGYTHCADTCPLALAKLVKARTLADPAGTRWEIAFVTVDPERDTPPVLAAYLKRFGGDIVGLTGSQPAIASVERAYHVWAQKIPGKRAGGDYGYDEAHASVIFLIDAHGNQRVLQDASDSVASLAHDMRLLNE